One part of the Vitis riparia cultivar Riparia Gloire de Montpellier isolate 1030 chromosome 6, EGFV_Vit.rip_1.0, whole genome shotgun sequence genome encodes these proteins:
- the LOC117915902 gene encoding cell division control protein 6 homolog B: protein MPSIGAVRSEGSGEIRSGSGSTPQKRRSISGGPISPPSPVKWKSPRRSINGSPKTPSKEIEKDSDAKATRLHKSPMKNLSDSFLDKSKWNPGDSKQMSAAKEALHVSTVPSTVVCREDEQNRIMDFCKACIEHEKAGSLYACGCPGTGKSLSMEKVRRALVDWAGQAGFQPPDLLSINCTSLTNTSEIFSKILEKHQPRKKTKSSTSPLQHLRNIYSKKQQSSGMKMMLIIADELDYLITRDRTVLHDLFMLTTLPFSSCILIGVSNAIDLADRFLPKLQSLNCKPMVVTFRAYSKDQILKILQQRLMALPFPVFQPQALELCARKVGAASGDMRKALSVCRSVLEIVEAELRESINSLSLSSEKGAFDQQTLPALDSLTNQEINIVRVDHMATALSKTFRSPIVDTIQSLPQHQQIILCSAVKLFRGGKKDTTVGELNKSYVDICKSVLVPPIGILELSSMCRVLSDQGLLKLGQAREDKLKRVTLKVDEADIAFALQGIRFFRSCLQ from the exons ATGCCGTCCATAGGAGCAGTTAGATCGGAGGGTTCCGGCGAGATTAGGTCCGGTAGTGGTTCGACGCCTCAGAAGCGGCGATCGATATCCGGTGGCCCGATTTCTCCGCCATCGCCGGTGAAATGGAAATCCCCTCGCCGATCCATCAATGGTAGCCCAAAAACTCCTTCAAAA GAGATCGAGAAAGATTCTGATGCTAAAGCCACAAGGTTGCATAAGTCACCGATGAAAAATTTGTCAGACAGTTTTCTGGATAAATCCAAATGGAATCCAGGAG ATTCTAAGCAGATGAGTGCCGCGAAGGAGGCCTTGCACGTGTCAACAGTGCCTTCCACTGTTGTGTGCCGTGAAGATGAGCAGAACAGGATTATGGATTTTTGTAAGGCATGTATAGAGCATGAGAAAGCTGGGAGTTTATATGCATGCGGATGTCCAGGGACCGGAAAATCCCTGTCCATGGAAAAAGTGAGGCGAGCTCTCGTTGATTGGGCAGGACAG GCAGGTTTTCAGCCACCTGATTTGTTATCCATCAATTGTACTTCTCTAACAAATACTTCAGAGATTTTCAGCAAG ATACTTGAAAAACACcaaccaagaaagaaaaccaagaGCTCTACCTCCCCTTTGCAGCATCTTCGGAACATTTATTCAAAAAAGCAGCAGTCATCTGGGATGAAGATGAT GCTGATAATTGCTGATGAATTGGATTATTTGATTACAAGAGACCGAACTGTGCTTCATGATCTATTCATGCTTACAACTTTACCATTCTCCAGTTGCATATTAATTG GAGTATCAAATGCTATAGATCTAGCAGATCGTTTTCTTCCAAAACTTCAGTCGTTGAATT GCAAGCCTATGGTTGTAACTTTCCGGGCTTACTCTAAGGATCAGATCCTCAAGATTCTTCAACAGAGGTTAATG GCACTTCCTTTCCCTGTCTTTCAACCACAGGCATTGGAACTTTGTGCAAGA AAAGTTGGAGCTGCATCTGGAGATATGAGGAAAGCACTTAGTGTATGCAG GAGTGTACTTGAGATTGTAGAAGCAGAGCTGAGAGAATCCATAAATAGCCTAAGTTTATCATCAGAGAAGGGAGCCTTTGATCAGCAAACACTTCCAGCTCTTGACTCTTTAACAAATCAGGAAATCAATATT GTGAGGGTTGACCACATGGCTACTGCTTTGTCGAAGACTTTTCGATCACCAATAGTAGACACTATACAATCTCTGCCACAGCACCAACAG ATTATACTATGCTCTGCTGTGAAGCTTTTCCGTGGGGGAAAGAAGGATACAACTGTAGGGGAG CTGAATAAATCTTATGTGGACATATGCAAATCAGTTCTAGTCCCACCAATTGGAATTCTGGAACTTTCAAGTATGTGCAGGGTGTTAAGCGACCAG GGCCTTCTTAAACTAGGTCAAGCTCGAGAAGACAAATTGAAAAGAGTAACATTGAAAGTAGATGAAGCAGATATTGCTTTTGCATTGCAG GGCATTCGATTTTTCCGGAGCTGTCTTCAGTAG
- the LOC117917037 gene encoding 60S acidic ribosomal protein P0-1-like, whose translation MIKSRPYDPIKSDTPTVLTHKNTVHVNGTEQWLPPSSSRAVKLSRAEKKVQYDNVGSKQLQDIRRALRGHSVVLMGKNTMMKRSVRLHVERTGNKAFLSLIPLLVGNVGLIFTKGNLKGVSDEVAKYKVGAPARAGVVAPIDVVIQPGSTGLDPAHTSFFQVLNIPTKINKGAVEIVVPVQLVKKGDKVGSSEAALLAKLGKKPFSYGLVVLSVYDNGSVFSPKVLDLTDDDLAEKFSAGVSMTASLSLAISYPTLAAALHVFINAYNNVLTVAVVAEYSFPQAQQVKEYLKDPSKFAVVVAPVAVADSGAAPAAATKEEESVESCDEGYYDLGLLDSAY comes from the exons ATGATCAAATCCAGACCGTACGATCCCATAAAGTCTGACACACCCACTGTACTCACGCATAAAAACACTGTTCATGTTAACGGCACAGAGCAGTGGCTACCTCCTTCTTCTTCCCGAG CGGTGAAGCTTTCCAGGGCAGAGAAGAAGGTCCAGTACGACAATGTGGGTTCGAAGCAACTCCAGGACATTCGCAGGGCGTTACGTGGTCATTCCGTGGTGTTGATGGGAAAGAACACCATGATGAAGCGCTCCGTGAGGCTTCACGTTGAGAGGACGGGTAACAAGGCCTTTCTCAGTCTCATTCCTTTGCTCGTG GGAAACGTTGGGCTAATATTCACAAAGGGAAATTTGAAGGGAGTGAGTGACGAGGTTGCCAAGTACAAG GTGGGAGCTCCTGCTCGCGCTGGCGTTGTTGCTCCTATTGATGTTGTTATTCAACCTGGAAGCACAGGACTGGATCCTGCTCACACTTCCTTCTTTCAG GTGCTTAACATCCCAACCAAGATCAACAAGGGTGCAGTGGAGATAGTTGTCCCTGTGCAGCTTGTTAAGAAGGGTGACAAAGTGGGTTCATCTGAAGCTGCCCTTCTTGCAAAGTTAGGGAAGAAGCCATTCTCTTATGGTCTTGTTGTCTTGTCTGTTTACGACAATGGGTCGGTCTTCAGCCCTAAGGTGCTTGATCTCACAGATGATGATTTGGCGGAGAAGTTTTCTGCTGGGGTCTCAATGACAGCCTCTCTATCACTGGCCATCTCATACCCTACACTTGCTGCTGCACTCCATGTGTTCATTAACGCCTACAACAATGTCCTCACTGTTGCGGTAGTTGCAGAGTATTCCTTCCCACAGGCTCAGCAAGTGAAGGAATACCTAAAG GATCCAAGCAAGTTTGCGGTTGTTGTGGCCCCAGTTGCAGTTGCTGATTCTGGTGCTGCCCCGGCTGCGGCTACCAAGGAGGAAGAATCAGTTGAGTCGTGCGATGAGGGATACTATGATTTGGGTTTGTTGGATTCAGCTTACTAG
- the LOC117916218 gene encoding anthranilate synthase alpha subunit 2, chloroplastic isoform X2 → METLAASHRFLPANRRFDAAPTCGNSNGRATNVVFGNGRGLNGVSDNGRALTSGSLALVSSGRRWHAVACLSHSSPSLVDHSAKFFEAAKKGNLIPLYRSIFSDHLTPVLAYRCLVKEDDRDAPSFLFESVEPGFQSSNVGRYSVIGAQPTIEIVAKENMVTIMDHGAGSRTEEIVEDPMSIPRRMMEGWKPQLLDELPEAFCGGWVGYFSYDTVRYVEKKKLPFLSAPKDDRNLPDVHLGLYEDVLVFDHVKKQVFVIHWVRLDQYSSVEEAFNDGMNQLETLVSRVHDIVPPKLAAGSIKLQTGLFGPSLEKSTMTCDEYMKAVLEAKEHILAGDIFQIVLSQRFERRTFADPFEVYRALRIVNPSPYMTYLQARGCILVASSPEILTRVKKNKIINRPLAGTVRRGKTPKEDVMLENQLRNDEKQCAEHIMLVDLGRNDVGKVSKPGSVTVEKLMNIERYSHVMHISSTVTGELLDHLTSWDALRAALPVGTVSGAPKVKAMELIDQLEVTRRGPYSGGFGGISFSGDMDIALALRTIVFPSGSRFDTMFSYKDMNKRREWVAHLQAGAGIVADSVPADEQKECENKAAALARAIDLAESSFIEK, encoded by the exons ATGGAAACCCTAGCCGCTTCTCACCGTTTCCTTCCGGCGAATCGAAGATTCGATGCTGCTCCGACTTGCGGTAACTCTAACGGCAGAGCTACGAACGTTGTTTTTGGCAACGGGAGAGGTCTGAATGGAGTTTCGGATAACGGGAGAGCTCTGACATCGGGTTCTCTGGCTCTCGTCAGCTCAGGGCGTCGTTGGCATGCGGTCGCGTGCTTGTCTCACTCGTCCCCTTCACTAG TCGACCATTCAGCGAAGTTTTTTGAAGCTGCGAAGAAGGGAAATTTAATTCCTCTCTATCGATCCATCTTTTCTGATCACTTGACTCCAGTTCTGGCTTATCGATGCTTGGTTAAGGAAGACGACAGAGACGCACCCAGCTTTCTGTTTGAGTCGGTGGAGCCTGGTTTTCAGTCTTCCAATGTT GGAAGGTATAGTGTCATTGGAGCCCAACCCACCATAGAAATTGTGGCAAAAGAGAATATGGTTACAATTATGGACCATGGAGCAGGTTCTAGGACAGAAGAGATTGTGGAGGATCCAATGTCCATTCCTCGGAGAATGATGGAGGGGTGGAAACCCCAACTCTTAGATGAACTTCCTGAAGCATTTTGTG GTGGGTGGGTTGGTTATTTCTCATATGATACGGTGCGTtatgtggaaaagaaaaagctGCCATTCTTGAGTGCCCCTAAGGATGATAGAAACCTACCTGATGTTCATCTAGGCCTCTATGAGGATGTGCTTGTGTTTGATCATGTGAAGAAG CAAGTGTTTGTGATTCACTGGGTGCGATTAGATCAATATTCTTCTGTTGAGGAAGCTTTCAATGATGGAATGAACCAATTGGAAACTTTAGTTTCAAGAGTGCATGATATAGTTCC CCCGAAGCTGGCTGCAGGTTCAATAAAATTACAAACTGGCCTTTTTGGTCCTTCATTGGAGAAGTCAACAATGACATGTGATGAATACATGAAAGCAGTATTGGAGGCTAAGGAACATATCCTGGCTGGGGATATATTCCAGATTGTATTAAGTCAGCGTTTTGAACGACGGACATTTGCGGACCCATTTGAAGTTTACAGAGCATTGAGAATTGTTAATCCAAGTCCATATATGACTTATTTACAG GCGAGAGGGTGTATTCTAGTTGCTTCCAGTCCTGAAATTCTCACGCGTGTGAAAAAG AACAAGATTATTAATCGACCTCTTGCCGGAACTGTTAGAAGAGGGAAGACACCTAAAGAAGATGTCATGTTGGAAAACCAGCTTCGGAATGATGAAAAGCAGTGTGCTGAACACATTATGTTGGTTGATTTGGGAAGGAATGATGTTGGAAAG GTGTCCAAACCTGGTTCTGTGACTGTTGAAAAGCTCATGAATATTGAGCGCTACTCCCATGTCATGCACATCAGCTCCACg GTTACTGGAGAATTACTTGATCATTTAACCAGCTGGGATGCTCTACGTGCTGCATTGCCTGTTGGAACAGTTAGTGGGGCACCAAAG GTGAAGGCCATGGAGTTGATTGATCAGCTGGAAGTCACAAGGCGTGGGCCATATAGTGGTGGTTTCGGGGGAATTTCCTTTTCGGGTGATATGGACATTGCCCTTGCTCTGAGAACCATCGTGTTCCCATCTGGAAGCCGTTTTGACACAATGTTCTCATACAAGGATATGAACAAGCGGCGAGAATGGGTTGCCCACCTTCAAGCTGGGGCTGGTATCGTAGCTGATAGTGTTCCCGCTGATGAGCAGAAAGAGTGTGAAAACAAAGCTGCTGCCCTTGCCCGTGCCATTGATCTTGCGGAGT
- the LOC117916218 gene encoding anthranilate synthase alpha subunit 2, chloroplastic isoform X1, which translates to METLAASHRFLPANRRFDAAPTCGNSNGRATNVVFGNGRGLNGVSDNGRALTSGSLALVSSGRRWHAVACLSHSSPSLVFAVDHSAKFFEAAKKGNLIPLYRSIFSDHLTPVLAYRCLVKEDDRDAPSFLFESVEPGFQSSNVGRYSVIGAQPTIEIVAKENMVTIMDHGAGSRTEEIVEDPMSIPRRMMEGWKPQLLDELPEAFCGGWVGYFSYDTVRYVEKKKLPFLSAPKDDRNLPDVHLGLYEDVLVFDHVKKQVFVIHWVRLDQYSSVEEAFNDGMNQLETLVSRVHDIVPPKLAAGSIKLQTGLFGPSLEKSTMTCDEYMKAVLEAKEHILAGDIFQIVLSQRFERRTFADPFEVYRALRIVNPSPYMTYLQARGCILVASSPEILTRVKKNKIINRPLAGTVRRGKTPKEDVMLENQLRNDEKQCAEHIMLVDLGRNDVGKVSKPGSVTVEKLMNIERYSHVMHISSTVTGELLDHLTSWDALRAALPVGTVSGAPKVKAMELIDQLEVTRRGPYSGGFGGISFSGDMDIALALRTIVFPSGSRFDTMFSYKDMNKRREWVAHLQAGAGIVADSVPADEQKECENKAAALARAIDLAESSFIEK; encoded by the exons ATGGAAACCCTAGCCGCTTCTCACCGTTTCCTTCCGGCGAATCGAAGATTCGATGCTGCTCCGACTTGCGGTAACTCTAACGGCAGAGCTACGAACGTTGTTTTTGGCAACGGGAGAGGTCTGAATGGAGTTTCGGATAACGGGAGAGCTCTGACATCGGGTTCTCTGGCTCTCGTCAGCTCAGGGCGTCGTTGGCATGCGGTCGCGTGCTTGTCTCACTCGTCCCCTTCACTAG TGTTTGCAGTCGACCATTCAGCGAAGTTTTTTGAAGCTGCGAAGAAGGGAAATTTAATTCCTCTCTATCGATCCATCTTTTCTGATCACTTGACTCCAGTTCTGGCTTATCGATGCTTGGTTAAGGAAGACGACAGAGACGCACCCAGCTTTCTGTTTGAGTCGGTGGAGCCTGGTTTTCAGTCTTCCAATGTT GGAAGGTATAGTGTCATTGGAGCCCAACCCACCATAGAAATTGTGGCAAAAGAGAATATGGTTACAATTATGGACCATGGAGCAGGTTCTAGGACAGAAGAGATTGTGGAGGATCCAATGTCCATTCCTCGGAGAATGATGGAGGGGTGGAAACCCCAACTCTTAGATGAACTTCCTGAAGCATTTTGTG GTGGGTGGGTTGGTTATTTCTCATATGATACGGTGCGTtatgtggaaaagaaaaagctGCCATTCTTGAGTGCCCCTAAGGATGATAGAAACCTACCTGATGTTCATCTAGGCCTCTATGAGGATGTGCTTGTGTTTGATCATGTGAAGAAG CAAGTGTTTGTGATTCACTGGGTGCGATTAGATCAATATTCTTCTGTTGAGGAAGCTTTCAATGATGGAATGAACCAATTGGAAACTTTAGTTTCAAGAGTGCATGATATAGTTCC CCCGAAGCTGGCTGCAGGTTCAATAAAATTACAAACTGGCCTTTTTGGTCCTTCATTGGAGAAGTCAACAATGACATGTGATGAATACATGAAAGCAGTATTGGAGGCTAAGGAACATATCCTGGCTGGGGATATATTCCAGATTGTATTAAGTCAGCGTTTTGAACGACGGACATTTGCGGACCCATTTGAAGTTTACAGAGCATTGAGAATTGTTAATCCAAGTCCATATATGACTTATTTACAG GCGAGAGGGTGTATTCTAGTTGCTTCCAGTCCTGAAATTCTCACGCGTGTGAAAAAG AACAAGATTATTAATCGACCTCTTGCCGGAACTGTTAGAAGAGGGAAGACACCTAAAGAAGATGTCATGTTGGAAAACCAGCTTCGGAATGATGAAAAGCAGTGTGCTGAACACATTATGTTGGTTGATTTGGGAAGGAATGATGTTGGAAAG GTGTCCAAACCTGGTTCTGTGACTGTTGAAAAGCTCATGAATATTGAGCGCTACTCCCATGTCATGCACATCAGCTCCACg GTTACTGGAGAATTACTTGATCATTTAACCAGCTGGGATGCTCTACGTGCTGCATTGCCTGTTGGAACAGTTAGTGGGGCACCAAAG GTGAAGGCCATGGAGTTGATTGATCAGCTGGAAGTCACAAGGCGTGGGCCATATAGTGGTGGTTTCGGGGGAATTTCCTTTTCGGGTGATATGGACATTGCCCTTGCTCTGAGAACCATCGTGTTCCCATCTGGAAGCCGTTTTGACACAATGTTCTCATACAAGGATATGAACAAGCGGCGAGAATGGGTTGCCCACCTTCAAGCTGGGGCTGGTATCGTAGCTGATAGTGTTCCCGCTGATGAGCAGAAAGAGTGTGAAAACAAAGCTGCTGCCCTTGCCCGTGCCATTGATCTTGCGGAGT